The region CAGAATAATGAAGAAGTAAAGCAATCACATGGTATAAATAATGTTCTGGTAAAGAAATCTCACTGGGACATCATCAGGAACGTTGTTATGTTTGGAAAGGGTGAGCGAACTGGTCTCAACATGTGTAAATGTGGCCATACATGTTCAATAACCGACTGCTGAATGATTGTCCGACCCCTCGTCCTCTCTATACAGATTAAGGGTCAGCACAGCAGAGCATTCCTGTGTTcgctatggggaggggtaagtcgcagccagagagctctgactgcggcttatttctcccagaacaaagaggTCAGGCAATGATTTTCCCTCACATCTGTCCACCATCAACATCTGTCGGGAGTCATTTGGAGGAACGCTATACAGCTCAGATTGACAGCTAAACCTGCCCGCCTTATACCTTAACACATAGTGATCTGTGGCACAGATAAGGGAAGGGGCTGGTGGCAGTGTCAGCAAGTGATTCTACCTTAGCTAGGGTATTTAGATACATGCAGCTGAAACCTTGCCCTGGGTATAGGAAAGCTATATCACGGCTTTATCAGAGGCCCTAATGGAGAAGCAATTCTATCAATGGTGCTGTTACTTACTGGCACTTATGGAAGCCTAAAGGCCCATCTGCCACAAGAAGACACCAGCGTTTTATATGCCATGTTTATACCAGTCACAGATATTGCACTAGGGTCAAGAAGCATCAGGATACACCTCTTACCTCATGTATAACAACCAGCAtttcctatatacagaggagttttttctctctctccatttTTGCaagtaaaagtaatggtggctatGACTACAAAGATGCTGTATAATGTATCATCTGCCTCCCAGGAAGTTTGCTCAGTACCTTTCGGCCAGTTTATCCCGGCAGACTGTGGATGGATGAGAAGGCTTTCTGCAATGAGTTCCCCTTCCATATTGTGTTTGACAAACAAGTAAGGAACATACTGGAACATGGCATAATATATGTTTTAGCTGTTTTATAATGTTTTTGGATGGTCTCCATCTTTATGTTGTGGCCATTTAGGAAACTGAATCGTAATTTTATTGAGTAAATAAGTAGTgcgataccatttttttttttctatttttcctttGACCAGTTGAAAGTGAAGCAGGCCGGAGTGAACATCCAGAAATATGTCCCAGGAATCCAAACTATGGACATCAGATTAAATGACTATTTCACCATTGTCCATCCTCAAGTTACTTTCACCATTTCTAACATTCAGAAGTTCACTAATAGTCAGTTTGTGCTGAAGACAAAGCGAGAGATGATGCCGGAGTCCTGGAAGAAGCATCCAATGCTGAAGCTCAGAGGTGACCCCTCAGTTTAGTATCTTTctctatgtgtatatagatgtctGCTGTACTCCATGCAGAAACAAGAGGCAAATATTATatacttcacaacagatctagggtgttgaccctctgatagacttGGATGAGtcttggattgagacagagatacttgtttattgctgtttttctgaagtctggtttcatctttattcatttgggctaatctatccctaagtataccagtctatcagagggtcaacaccctagatctgttgtgaagtccctttttcatatgtgtagaacacattttttaatacattttttacttttaatgcatatctaataaaagttagattttatacgtgattctgggaaattaaatataatttacacgtaattggaccgtggttattgcacgcccatgcgaggtggtgcatctgtgatttcAAACACTGTTTTGGTCAGCCAATATGAATCATGGCAGACCACAATTTTAGCATTAGTCTGCTGTTGGCCATAATTTACGAACAATGGTTAGCCGAAAGGGCAAGGATCAGCCATTTTGGCTGCAGATGGccagccttaggggcctattccacggagcgataatcaggcaAATCGtcctgatttggctgattatcgctccgtggaatagagacaacgatcagccgatgatcgtgccatcggctgatcgttcacttaggttcagacctaaaatcatcagtcgccacccgctcatcgctacgtggaatagcggtgcgcatcagacgaccgacgatttcaaaacatcatacacTATCTATCCAGGCTTCAGGTCGTCTCCTGGTCccgtgccgcagcagcttcggagcggcctgtctgagctgacagaccactcagccaatcactggccgggaccgccgcggccagtgattggctgatcggtctGTCGGTTCAGAGagaccgctccgaagctgctgcggcacgggaccgggagaaggaggagacctgcgcctggacaggtaatgtatgaaacaagggctgcaaggacatgggtaacgatgtccttgtagccctcgctaaacaattgacgggccatggaataggcccagtaaacgagcgccaatctagcagatcggtgcttgtttacattgTTGGTCGGGCCCCTATCGGTCCATGGAAAAGGACCTTTAGACTCTATTCAAACTCCCCAGAGGTGGGATCCAAATTTGTCTATCCACATTTAGGCTACGTATATCCACAatatactacgtatatttcagtcagtattgtggtcctcatattgcaaccaaaaccaggagtggattaaaaacacagaaaggctctgtccacacaatgttgaaattgggtggatggccgccatataacagtaaataacggccattatttcaatataacagccggttttaaaataacagcaaatatttgccattaaatggcgtccatccactcaatttcaacattgtgtgaacagatcctttctgtgtttttaatccactcctggttttggttgtaatatgaggaccacaatactgactgaaatatacgtagtgtgaacccagcctatggctatgttcccacacacagtatttttggtcagtattttgcaacgaaaaccaggagtggattgacaacacaaaaaggctatgttcatcattgagtggatggccaccatttactgataaataattgcagttatttaagaaaaaaacggccgctatttgccattaaatggcggtaatccactcaatttcagtgtgtgtacatagcctttctgtgttgttaatccactcctggttttcgttgcaaaatagtgaccaaaaatACTATGCCTTTTGGTGTCTACTCTCGAGATGCCATAAATGTCCAAGATTGGAACACCCCAATTACTTCTACATCCCTTTCTTACAGCTACCAAGCACCCTGTGATTACCATGTATTTTTATCTACTAAATATTTTTACAGGATACATGATATGGATGGATTCCATACAATGCATGATCTACATGTGTTCCCCAAAGCTGCGCAGTCTGCAGGAATTAGAAGAGAGGGGCATGCATATATCTGATATAGCCAAACACGATGTTACAAGAGACCTGATTCTTCTAAACCATCAAAGACTGGCTGAGATCGAACTATCCAACCAGCTGGAGCGAAAGAAGGAAGAGCTGCGTATACTGTCTAAAAACCTGGAGattgagaagaaaaaaacagaGGCATTGTTGTACGCTATGCTCCCTCAACATGTGGCCAATCAGCTAAAGGAAGGCAAAAAGGTCCAAGCAGGTAGATCTTTCATACTATGAAACCTACTGTGGACATATTCTAAACTATGTAAAAGGTAGAGGCCAATGCATTCTGGGCCATACCCAACGTCTAGCATGAAACCATATAGTGTTCTTCATAGTTTGCTTTTTTGAGAGGTAGGTGAACTAGGGATTTGTAGTAGTTTAATATTACACTGGGATTACAAGCTTCTAGCTCCCTTTTATGCATCCTACATTTTTATTTGCTTTTGCAGCTGATGCTCAACATTGGTTACTATTGTGTGGCTCACTTATAACTAGTATTGAGCCAAcctgctgaactgtttgggttcggcaacattctctgaaccataacacttggcatttgactcccagcatctgggatgccaccctagggctgccaggaaaacatggatagtgcTGAGCGGACTTGCTAAACAGTTtcggtttggcaatgttctctgaatctCACATTTATAGCATATGCAGTAACAATATACCCCTTATGCAGACTCACAGATTGCTTGTTTGCTTACAGGAGAGTTTCAGACGTGTACAATACTGTTCAGTGATGTAGTGACATTCACTAACATATGTTCTGCTTGTGAGCCCATCCAAATAGTCAACATGCTCAATGCAATGTATTCAAGATTTGATCGTCTGACAAGTGTGCACGATGTCTACAAGGTAAAGGCACAATTCTTTATGTCTTGCtgatgtatagttggagtagggttATTAtagggatacatggggtgtttaCGTCTGTAAAGCTCTGATTTCATGGAGGTAAATCTTTTTTTTGTGTtacattctgaaaaaaaaatcatggcatACCCCATCACATGCTGCACGTAAAGATGTATTCACCACAAGAACCACTGATGAtagctctatacatacaggacacAACCAGGCCTGCAGCATGCAGaagccatatggctatatacgaGGGTGCTGTATAGCCTCGTATAGCCCCCATTTTTTATACCAAGACAAATGATTTATTCTTACATCTCATCTCCTCTAGGTTGAGACTATTGGTGATGCTTACATGGTGGTCGGAGGAGTACCAGTTCCTGTGGAAACCCATGTGCAAAGAGTGGCAAACTTTGCTTTGGGCATGAGAATGGCAGCAAAGGAAGTCATTAATCCTATAACTGGAGACCCTATTCAGGTAACAGATGTCAAAATGACCCTGTACCCTTCATTTACCATAGTTATGATCTTATCACAATATTCATAATATTCATAAATGACTTTCCTATTTAGATCAGAGTTGGTATTCACACTGGGCCTGTGTTGGCTGGAGTTGTCGGAGATAAGATGCCGCGGTACTGCTTGTTTGGAGACACTGTGAATACAGCGTCTAGGATGGAAAGTCATGGGGTTCCAGATAAAATTCACCTGAGCCCAACAAGTTTCAAGTAAGAATGATAAAGTGTTTAGGAATAATTTGTCAAAAATATTATTTCTGTACCTAAGTTATAACCAAATTACATTACTCTTTACTGGACATAACTCTCATTACTTCCGCATTGTTCAGGGACATTATTTCTGTAGATAATTTTGCAATATGAATAGAATTTGCACAAGTATTATCGCTGACATAAGTTCACACTTTTGCAGCGCCCTGAAACATCAAGACTTTGAAATAGTGGAAAGAGGAGTGATTGAAGTAAAAGGGAAAGGTAAAATGAAGACGTATTTTTTGTTAAAGAATCTGCACTTATCGGAAGAGGACATTATGGGAAGGCAAAATAATCAAGACCACGAAGCAATCCTAACAGGTATGGGGATAATTTTATACAGACATTAAATTAAATACATTAAATACAGACATTTGATAAATGCATTATGGTAGCCCCAAATACCATGGACTACAATAGCTGCAGCATCTAAGTAGTTAAATGGTCTGGATCAGTTATCTCCAAAACCGAAGGATGTAGTAAGCAGCTGGCACCCAGTATGTATGGGTCAGCTCAGGAGCCCACCCCATACTTATGTATTCAGATGGTAGAGTAGACTAGGGAGTAAATTAGGAGCAAAAAATATGACTGTAGGTCACAGATTAGAATCATTTTTTTCCCTATAATTGTTTTTGAGCAGAATACACAAATTCCATATAATGATAATGTAATTCATTTCTTGCAGACTCCAATGAATTAGAACATTCTGAAGCTTATTGTGAAACTGGATCAGCTGAAAAAGAGGAAACAGAGGAGAAAAGTGGTCACGTGCCTAAGACTGGGCCTATGTCCAAGACATGTCGCCTGCTGTAGATTGCCCAATAAACTTTACAAGCAACATGTCCAAAAGACTGAGCAGCGTGAATAAAATCATACACACAACCATACAATGTCAGTAGGAGTTGAGATCTTAGTGACTTTCCCAAAGGCCTAAGTGTGCATCGAAACATATTTAAAGGTCAACTTCTTgagccaaaaccaagagtgggtccaaaaaaagtataaattccattttaattttttttttaattccgatTTTAATTTACAAATACGGATGCAAATACTGCCATGTAAAaccagccttagggtgggttcacactacggaattccgtcggctgtccacgcgcctttccgccggctccatagacaccattctatgggccggcgtattccgctatccgccaaaagagacatgtcacttctttctgcggatagcggaatacgccggcccatagaatggtgtctatgaagccagcggaaaggcgcgctgacatactgcggaattccgcgtacattatccgcgaga is a window of Dendropsophus ebraccatus isolate aDenEbr1 chromosome 5, aDenEbr1.pat, whole genome shotgun sequence DNA encoding:
- the LOC138794143 gene encoding guanylate cyclase soluble subunit beta-2-like; the protein is MKNQAPECPSCDQSNGIKLSILDLYGFINTCLKSLVIEKFGENTWQELKSLAGVQDTFMTYEVYDDVVTLRMVKEACGMLNVSQEEVLKLFGAYFFSFCKQSGYDRMLRTLGGNLTEFIENLDALHSFLTLSYKEMNAPSFRVEKTSDETMLLHYYSDRRGLCHIVPGIIEAVAKDFFNSDVTMQIIYQSEEKERTGKKEHVIFEVLQKVESQKRSIKPKENLESKLHRDQNQVEPNNEEVKQSHGINNVLVKKSHWDIIRNVVMFGKGSLLSTFRPVYPGRLWMDEKAFCNEFPFHIVFDKQLKVKQAGVNIQKYVPGIQTMDIRLNDYFTIVHPQVTFTISNIQKFTNSQFVLKTKREMMPESWKKHPMLKLRGYMIWMDSIQCMIYMCSPKLRSLQELEERGMHISDIAKHDVTRDLILLNHQRLAEIELSNQLERKKEELRILSKNLEIEKKKTEALLYAMLPQHVANQLKEGKKVQAGEFQTCTILFSDVVTFTNICSACEPIQIVNMLNAMYSRFDRLTSVHDVYKVETIGDAYMVVGGVPVPVETHVQRVANFALGMRMAAKEVINPITGDPIQIRVGIHTGPVLAGVVGDKMPRYCLFGDTVNTASRMESHGVPDKIHLSPTSFNALKHQDFEIVERGVIEVKGKGKMKTYFLLKNLHLSEEDIMGRQNNQDHEAILTDSNELEHSEAYCETGSAEKEETEEKSGHVPKTGPMSKTCRLL